A window of the Comamonas sp. Y33R10-2 genome harbors these coding sequences:
- a CDS encoding site-specific integrase encodes MDSSKRSPFSTPVPFHSEGLSTPGALTSPLTSKAHQAIKELLHEGESANTRSSYQSAMRYWAAWYLLRLDQPMQLPLTVACVLQFIIDHAQRQTGAGLISEMPVEIDDALVAAGYKAKKGPLSHNTLVHRMAVMSKAHQVHSMLNPCQDGAVKELMSRTRKAYARRGDLPQKKEALTRNLLEELLSTCDESLRGQRDRALLLFAWASGGRRRSEVAAADMRYLRAIGEHEFIYTLAHSKTNQSGSDAPENHKPVTGRSAAALKAWLYAAQIVEGPIFRRIRKGGHVAEPLTPAAVRNIVKQRCELAGVEGDFSAHSLRSGFVTEAGRRNLSLPDTMALTGHHSVATVLGYFRADTALSNPAARMMDED; translated from the coding sequence ATGGACTCCAGCAAGCGCTCCCCTTTCTCTACCCCTGTGCCTTTTCACTCTGAAGGTCTGTCTACGCCTGGCGCACTGACATCACCGCTGACATCCAAGGCGCATCAAGCTATCAAAGAGTTGCTGCATGAAGGGGAATCGGCCAACACACGCAGCAGCTATCAAAGCGCTATGCGTTACTGGGCTGCTTGGTATCTGCTGCGTCTGGATCAACCCATGCAGTTGCCGCTGACAGTCGCCTGTGTGCTGCAGTTCATCATTGACCATGCTCAGCGACAGACCGGCGCGGGCCTTATCAGTGAGATGCCTGTCGAGATTGATGACGCGTTAGTCGCGGCAGGCTACAAGGCCAAAAAAGGACCACTTTCACACAACACCCTGGTGCATCGCATGGCAGTGATGTCTAAGGCGCACCAAGTTCATTCCATGCTCAACCCTTGTCAGGACGGTGCAGTCAAAGAATTGATGTCGCGCACGCGCAAGGCCTATGCGCGTCGCGGAGATTTGCCGCAAAAAAAAGAGGCGTTGACACGCAATCTGCTGGAAGAGTTACTGTCCACCTGCGATGAAAGCCTGCGCGGACAGCGTGACCGCGCCCTGCTCTTGTTCGCCTGGGCCAGCGGCGGGCGCCGCCGCTCTGAAGTGGCTGCCGCTGATATGCGTTATTTGCGGGCCATTGGGGAGCACGAGTTTATCTACACGCTAGCCCACAGCAAGACCAATCAAAGCGGCTCAGACGCACCTGAAAACCACAAGCCTGTGACGGGCCGCTCAGCCGCGGCATTGAAGGCATGGCTATATGCCGCGCAAATTGTGGAAGGACCGATTTTTCGCCGCATTCGAAAAGGCGGGCATGTGGCCGAGCCACTGACGCCCGCCGCGGTTCGCAATATCGTCAAGCAGCGCTGTGAGTTAGCAGGCGTAGAAGGCGATTTTTCGGCGCATTCATTGCGCTCTGGCTTTGTGACGGAAGCCGGAAGACGCAACCTTTCCTTGCCTGACACCATGGCCCTGACTGGCCATCACAGTGTTGCCACTGTGCTTGGTTACTTCCGTGCCGATACCGCTTTGAGCAATCCGGCAGCACGCATGATGGATGAGGATTGA
- a CDS encoding RidA family protein, protein MTVRDAVFPPGRQALYEKNRYSAAVRANGLLFVSGQVGSREDGSPEPDIEQQMRLAFEQLNAVLAAGGCSFSDVVDVTLYLVDPEKHLDTLWKVLPDYWGPAPYPALTGVGVTWLYGFQFEIKVTAVLPATQPAHAS, encoded by the coding sequence ATGACCGTACGTGATGCTGTCTTTCCCCCAGGCCGACAGGCCTTGTATGAAAAAAACCGCTATTCGGCTGCCGTACGCGCCAATGGCTTGCTCTTTGTCTCGGGGCAAGTCGGCAGCCGTGAAGACGGCAGCCCGGAGCCAGATATTGAACAACAGATGCGCCTAGCCTTTGAGCAACTGAACGCAGTGTTGGCAGCAGGCGGCTGCAGCTTTAGCGATGTGGTCGATGTGACTCTGTACTTGGTGGACCCAGAAAAACACCTGGATACGCTGTGGAAAGTGCTGCCTGACTACTGGGGTCCAGCCCCATACCCAGCGCTCACTGGCGTCGGAGTCACCTGGCTGTATGGTTTTCAGTTTGAAATCAAGGTAACCGCTGTATTGCCTGCGACCCAGCCAGCGCATGCCAGCTAG
- a CDS encoding LysR family transcriptional regulator, which translates to MQADLNDTLIFARVVKDGSFTAAGKSLRLPKTTVSRKVQELEERLGIKLLHRTTRKNTLTEAGAVFYEHAQRVAQELKDAHTAVAQFTSGPKGHLRVSAPHSFAITWITPLLSAFYARYPEVRIELLLGNEPLDVLSKEIDVALRLGSLPNSGLVARRLATFRMQIYGSVDYLARHGEPQHPDELVHHRALVLPLARTDKHYAWRLRRSEQALQPYPVSPVLEASDPEALYAPLLDGMGLLQIMSINMERHVATGAVRPVLTNWIGPEVEFNAVFPRGHGRSPKVRVFLDFLVERLNFAHAATGLAESNERATRPL; encoded by the coding sequence ATGCAAGCCGATTTAAACGACACCTTAATTTTTGCCCGCGTGGTGAAAGATGGCAGTTTTACGGCGGCCGGAAAATCGCTGCGGCTGCCCAAAACCACGGTCAGCCGCAAGGTGCAAGAGCTCGAAGAGCGGCTGGGCATCAAGCTACTGCACCGCACCACGCGCAAAAATACACTGACCGAAGCGGGAGCTGTTTTCTATGAGCACGCACAGCGAGTGGCGCAAGAACTCAAAGACGCGCATACCGCCGTGGCACAGTTCACAAGCGGGCCCAAAGGGCACTTGCGTGTCAGTGCCCCCCACTCTTTTGCGATTACGTGGATTACACCGCTGCTATCCGCCTTTTACGCACGCTACCCCGAAGTACGCATTGAGCTGCTCTTAGGCAATGAGCCATTGGATGTGCTGAGCAAGGAAATTGATGTGGCGCTGCGCCTTGGTAGCCTGCCCAACTCTGGCTTGGTGGCGCGCAGGCTAGCCACTTTTCGGATGCAGATTTATGGCAGTGTGGATTACCTCGCCCGCCATGGTGAGCCGCAGCACCCTGATGAGCTGGTGCATCACCGCGCCTTGGTATTGCCGCTGGCACGCACCGACAAACACTACGCCTGGCGGCTGCGCCGCAGCGAACAGGCGCTACAGCCCTACCCCGTTAGCCCAGTGCTGGAGGCCAGCGACCCCGAGGCCTTGTACGCGCCCTTGCTCGACGGGATGGGGCTGCTGCAAATCATGAGCATCAATATGGAGCGGCATGTGGCGACGGGTGCTGTACGCCCGGTGTTGACCAACTGGATCGGGCCGGAGGTAGAGTTCAACGCTGTGTTTCCCCGAGGCCATGGTCGCTCTCCCAAGGTGCGGGTGTTTCTCGACTTTCTGGTGGAGCGCCTGAATTTTGCCCACGCCGCAACGGGTCTGGCTGAGAGCAACGAGCGCGCCACCCGCCCACTTTAG
- a CDS encoding VOC family protein produces the protein MSNRPFKVLGIQQVAIGGTDKGRMKKLWVDMLGLEQTGTFQSERENVDEDILAMGKGAFKVEVDIMQPMDIEKKPAVHATPLNHIGLWIDDLPKAVEWLSANGVRFAPGGIRKGAAGYDITFLHPKSNDEFPIAGEGVLIELVQAPADVIAALS, from the coding sequence ATGAGCAATCGTCCTTTCAAGGTTCTGGGCATTCAACAAGTCGCCATCGGCGGCACCGACAAGGGCCGCATGAAAAAGTTGTGGGTCGACATGCTGGGGCTGGAGCAGACCGGCACCTTCCAAAGCGAGCGCGAGAACGTGGATGAAGATATTCTGGCCATGGGCAAAGGCGCATTTAAGGTGGAAGTGGACATCATGCAGCCCATGGACATCGAGAAAAAGCCGGCCGTGCATGCCACGCCGCTCAACCACATTGGCTTGTGGATTGACGACCTGCCCAAGGCCGTGGAATGGCTAAGCGCTAACGGCGTGCGCTTTGCCCCCGGTGGCATTCGCAAAGGCGCGGCGGGTTACGACATCACCTTTTTGCACCCCAAGAGCAACGACGAGTTTCCCATTGCAGGCGAGGGCGTGCTGATTGAGTTGGTGCAAGCTCCTGCAGATGTGATTGCTGCGTTAAGTTAA
- a CDS encoding YdcF family protein produces MKSEAKTSAASKLTRVCLGAAAASLLINAGVLMVMGHYHIGVVLPAAIGVAAWLLCWKWQAVQGWRGAKPMHARLWALGWSVFAIWLLSLFWFWSQLFSLGLEPKQVPPVQSIVVLGSGTQNGQPRPILAARLDTTAELAKLQPSALIAVCGGVDWGEDESEAEVMARYLQQRHGIAPDRLVLEKLSTSTELNLKLSRPMLAERGISADAPMAMVSSDFHLMRSMRVAAQQDLLQVYPVAAPTPLATRFNAWLREYFAMGSSWLLGEM; encoded by the coding sequence ATGAAATCAGAAGCAAAAACCTCTGCCGCAAGCAAACTCACCCGAGTCTGCTTGGGTGCGGCTGCAGCTTCGCTGCTGATCAATGCTGGCGTGTTGATGGTCATGGGCCACTATCATATCGGCGTAGTGCTGCCTGCCGCCATCGGCGTGGCGGCTTGGCTGCTTTGCTGGAAATGGCAGGCCGTGCAAGGCTGGCGTGGAGCCAAACCTATGCATGCGCGCCTGTGGGCGCTGGGCTGGTCAGTTTTTGCCATTTGGCTGCTGAGCCTATTTTGGTTTTGGAGCCAGCTTTTCAGTCTGGGATTAGAGCCCAAGCAAGTGCCGCCCGTGCAATCGATTGTGGTGCTGGGCAGCGGCACACAAAACGGACAACCCCGCCCCATACTGGCGGCGCGCCTGGATACGACTGCTGAGTTGGCAAAGTTGCAACCCTCAGCGTTGATTGCCGTGTGCGGCGGTGTGGACTGGGGCGAGGACGAGTCTGAAGCCGAAGTCATGGCCCGCTACCTGCAGCAGCGCCACGGCATTGCGCCAGATCGACTGGTGCTGGAAAAACTCAGCACCAGCACGGAGCTGAATCTCAAACTCAGCCGGCCCATGCTGGCAGAGCGCGGAATTTCTGCTGACGCGCCCATGGCCATGGTCAGCAGCGACTTTCACTTAATGCGCTCCATGCGAGTGGCGGCGCAGCAGGATTTGCTGCAGGTCTACCCCGTCGCAGCCCCAACGCCTTTAGCCACGCGCTTTAACGCGTGGCTGCGCGAGTATTTCGCCATGGGCAGCAGTTGGCTACTGGGCGAGATGTGA
- a CDS encoding acetyl/propionyl/methylcrotonyl-CoA carboxylase subunit alpha — protein MFTKILIANRGEIACRVIATARKMGIQTVAVYSDADKDARHVKLADEAVRLGPAPSRESYLLGDKIIEACKATGAQAVHPGYGFLSENEGFAKRCEEEGIAFIGPKSHSIAAMGDKIASKKLANEAKVNTIPGYNDAIAGPEQAVEIAKGIGYPVMIKASAGGGGKGLRVAFNDKEAFEGFASCQNEARNSFGDDRIFIEKFVEQPRHIEIQILGDSHGNVLYLNERECSIQRRHQKVIEEAPSPFISDATRKAMGEQAVQLAKAVQYQSAGTVEFVVGKDQDFYFLEMNTRLQVEHPVTECITGIDLVEQMIRVAAGEKLAFTQADVKRDGWAIECRINAEDPFRNFLPSTGRLVRFQPPEQTMWQADTEHLGGVRVDTGVYDGGEIPMYYDSMIAKLIVHGKDRNDAIAKAREALNGFAIRGISSNIPFQAALLAHPDFVSGKFNTGFIAQHYANGFHAEDVPHADPDFLVALALFRNRRYRARASTISGQMQGHQLQVGEKYTAAVLGAEGNNQYVNGEVTDFDADARVCKVVVNGKTYDFRSNADIRDLVVRGVCNGKDFTCQIERGTGKNPLALRVVHDGTQVDVLVLSPKGAQMHKLMPYKAPPDLSKFLLSPMPGLLVDVAVQPGQKVQAGEKLAVIEAMKMENILFAAQDGVVGKISATKGDSLAVDDIILEFE, from the coding sequence ATGTTTACCAAGATCCTGATTGCTAACCGCGGTGAAATTGCTTGCCGCGTGATTGCTACCGCCCGCAAGATGGGCATCCAGACCGTGGCCGTTTACTCGGACGCCGACAAGGATGCCCGTCACGTCAAGCTGGCCGACGAGGCTGTGCGCTTAGGCCCTGCGCCCAGCCGCGAGTCTTATTTGCTCGGTGACAAGATCATTGAAGCCTGCAAGGCGACCGGCGCACAGGCTGTGCACCCCGGCTATGGTTTCTTGAGCGAAAACGAAGGCTTTGCCAAGCGTTGCGAAGAAGAGGGCATTGCCTTTATCGGCCCCAAGTCGCACTCCATCGCGGCCATGGGCGACAAGATCGCTTCTAAGAAGCTGGCTAATGAAGCCAAGGTCAATACCATCCCCGGCTACAACGATGCCATCGCTGGCCCCGAGCAAGCAGTGGAAATCGCCAAGGGCATTGGCTACCCTGTGATGATCAAGGCATCAGCGGGCGGTGGCGGCAAGGGCCTGCGCGTGGCGTTTAACGACAAGGAAGCCTTTGAAGGTTTTGCATCTTGCCAAAACGAAGCGCGCAACAGCTTTGGCGACGACCGCATCTTTATTGAAAAGTTTGTCGAGCAACCACGCCACATCGAAATCCAGATTCTGGGCGACAGCCACGGCAACGTGCTGTATCTCAATGAGCGCGAATGCTCCATTCAGCGCCGTCACCAAAAGGTGATTGAAGAGGCGCCAAGCCCCTTCATCAGCGATGCAACCCGCAAAGCCATGGGCGAGCAGGCCGTGCAACTGGCCAAGGCCGTGCAGTACCAATCTGCCGGCACGGTGGAATTCGTAGTTGGCAAAGACCAAGATTTCTACTTCTTGGAAATGAACACGCGTTTGCAGGTGGAGCACCCTGTGACCGAGTGCATCACCGGCATTGACTTGGTCGAGCAGATGATTCGCGTGGCTGCTGGCGAAAAGCTGGCTTTCACACAAGCCGATGTGAAGCGCGACGGCTGGGCCATTGAGTGCCGTATTAACGCCGAAGACCCGTTCCGCAACTTCTTGCCATCGACAGGTCGTCTGGTGCGCTTTCAGCCGCCAGAGCAAACCATGTGGCAAGCGGATACCGAGCACCTGGGCGGCGTGCGTGTGGATACCGGCGTGTACGACGGCGGTGAGATCCCCATGTACTACGACTCGATGATCGCCAAGCTCATCGTGCACGGCAAGGACCGCAACGACGCGATTGCCAAGGCGCGCGAAGCCCTAAACGGCTTTGCGATTCGCGGCATCAGCTCCAACATTCCATTCCAAGCAGCGTTGCTGGCCCACCCAGATTTTGTCTCGGGCAAGTTCAATACTGGCTTCATCGCTCAGCACTACGCCAACGGCTTCCACGCCGAAGACGTGCCCCACGCCGATCCAGACTTCTTGGTCGCTTTGGCCCTGTTCCGCAACCGCCGCTACCGCGCCCGTGCATCGACCATCTCCGGTCAAATGCAAGGCCACCAGCTGCAAGTGGGCGAGAAGTACACCGCTGCCGTGCTGGGAGCCGAAGGCAATAACCAGTATGTGAACGGTGAGGTCACAGACTTCGATGCAGACGCGCGCGTGTGCAAGGTCGTCGTCAACGGCAAGACTTACGACTTCCGCAGCAATGCAGACATTCGTGATTTGGTCGTGCGCGGCGTTTGCAATGGCAAGGATTTCACCTGCCAAATCGAGCGCGGCACTGGCAAGAACCCGCTGGCACTGCGCGTCGTACATGACGGCACACAAGTTGATGTGCTGGTGCTCTCGCCCAAGGGTGCTCAGATGCACAAGCTAATGCCTTACAAGGCTCCGCCTGATCTGTCCAAGTTCCTGCTTTCACCCATGCCCGGCTTGCTGGTCGACGTGGCAGTCCAGCCCGGCCAGAAGGTGCAAGCCGGCGAAAAGCTGGCCGTGATCGAAGCCATGAAGATGGAAAACATTTTGTTCGCGGCGCAAGACGGCGTGGTTGGCAAGATCAGCGCCACCAAGGGCGACTCGCTTGCGGTGGACGACATCATTCTGGAATTTGAATGA
- a CDS encoding acyl-CoA carboxylase subunit beta, with translation MQDDILKQLEAKRELARLGGGQKRIDAQHKKGKLTARERIELLLDDGTFEEWDMFVEHRCTDFGMEDTKIPGDGVVTGYGMINGRLVFVFSQDFTVFGGALSETHAEKICKVMDQAMKVGAPVIGLNDSGGARIQEGVASLGGYADVFQKNVLASGVVPQISMIMGPSAGGAVYSPAMTDFIFMVKDSSYMFVTGPEVVKTVTHEEVTAEELGGAITHTTKSGVADMAFENDVEALMMLRRLYNYLPLNNKEKAPVRPSNDPVNRAEMSLDTLVPENANKPYDMKELIAKTVDDGDFFELQPEYAKNILIGFARMAGQTVGIVANQPLVLAGCLDIKSSIKAARFVRFCDAFNIPVVTFVDVPGFMPGTSQEYGGIIKHGAKLLYAYAEATVPKITVITRKAYGGAYDVMASKHLRGDVNLAWPHAEIAVMGAKGAVEIIFREDKNDPEKLAAREAEYKARFANPFVAGARGFIDDVILPHETRKRICRSLEMLKNKQLDNPWRKHGNIPL, from the coding sequence ATGCAAGACGATATCCTGAAGCAGCTGGAAGCCAAGCGAGAACTCGCTCGGCTGGGTGGGGGACAAAAGCGCATCGATGCGCAACACAAAAAGGGCAAGCTCACGGCGCGCGAACGCATTGAGCTGCTGCTGGACGACGGCACGTTTGAAGAGTGGGACATGTTCGTGGAGCATCGCTGCACGGACTTTGGCATGGAAGACACCAAGATCCCCGGCGACGGCGTGGTCACCGGCTACGGCATGATCAACGGCCGTCTGGTATTTGTCTTCAGCCAAGACTTCACTGTGTTTGGCGGCGCGCTGTCTGAAACCCATGCAGAAAAAATCTGCAAGGTGATGGACCAGGCCATGAAGGTCGGTGCTCCTGTGATCGGCCTGAACGATTCGGGTGGTGCGCGTATTCAAGAAGGCGTGGCCTCTCTGGGTGGTTATGCCGACGTGTTCCAAAAGAACGTGCTGGCTTCGGGCGTGGTGCCTCAGATCTCCATGATCATGGGCCCATCGGCCGGCGGCGCGGTGTACTCGCCTGCAATGACCGACTTCATCTTCATGGTCAAGGACTCGAGCTATATGTTCGTGACCGGTCCCGAAGTCGTGAAGACTGTGACCCACGAAGAAGTCACGGCTGAAGAGCTGGGCGGTGCCATTACTCACACCACCAAGAGCGGTGTGGCCGATATGGCTTTTGAGAACGATGTTGAAGCACTGATGATGCTGCGTCGCCTCTACAACTACCTGCCTTTGAACAACAAGGAAAAGGCACCGGTTCGCCCCAGTAACGACCCGGTAAATCGCGCCGAAATGTCGCTCGATACGCTGGTGCCTGAAAACGCCAACAAGCCATACGACATGAAGGAGCTGATCGCCAAGACGGTTGATGACGGCGACTTCTTCGAGCTGCAGCCCGAGTACGCCAAGAACATCTTGATTGGTTTTGCTCGCATGGCTGGCCAGACCGTGGGCATCGTGGCCAACCAGCCTTTGGTGCTGGCCGGTTGCTTGGATATCAAGTCCTCTATCAAGGCCGCGCGTTTTGTGCGCTTTTGCGATGCGTTCAACATCCCCGTGGTGACTTTTGTGGACGTGCCCGGCTTCATGCCCGGTACCTCGCAAGAGTACGGCGGCATCATCAAGCATGGCGCTAAGCTGCTGTACGCATACGCTGAAGCCACTGTGCCGAAAATCACCGTCATTACCCGCAAGGCCTACGGCGGTGCATACGACGTGATGGCTTCCAAGCACCTACGCGGTGACGTGAATCTGGCGTGGCCACATGCTGAAATCGCCGTGATGGGCGCTAAGGGCGCGGTGGAGATCATCTTCCGTGAAGACAAGAACGACCCCGAAAAGCTCGCCGCCCGCGAAGCCGAGTACAAGGCCCGTTTTGCCAACCCCTTTGTGGCCGGTGCGCGTGGCTTTATCGACGATGTCATCCTGCCGCACGAAACGCGCAAGCGCATCTGCCGCTCGCTGGAGATGCTCAAGAACAAGCAGCTGGACAACCCATGGCGCAAGCACGGGAACATCCCCCTCTAA
- the meaB gene encoding methylmalonyl Co-A mutase-associated GTPase MeaB: MTPEQMQDGILHGNAAVQRRSMAKAITLLESSRADHREQADALLTALLPHTGKAFRLGISGVPGVGKSTFIEALGLHLIGKGLRVAVLAIDPSSSVSGGSILGDKTRMEHLSMRLEAYIRPSPSSGTLGGVAEKTREAMLVCEAAGYDVVIVETVGVGQSEIAVHGMTDMFCVLQLPNAGDDLQAIKKGVMELADLVVINKADIDKNAATRAQAQITSSLRLLGMHGNPDHATHGALWQPRVIQISALLGNGVDDFWAAVSSFRDMQTTNGRLQLRREKQSLAWMWERIDAGLKQAFRQHPQVKAMLPVLQDDVTAGRIAASTAARNLLLAQMQ; the protein is encoded by the coding sequence GTGACACCTGAGCAAATGCAAGACGGCATCCTGCACGGCAACGCTGCCGTGCAGCGCCGCTCCATGGCCAAGGCCATTACGCTGCTGGAATCTTCCCGCGCTGACCACCGTGAGCAAGCCGATGCCTTGCTCACGGCCCTGCTGCCGCACACGGGCAAGGCATTTCGCCTTGGCATCAGCGGCGTGCCGGGGGTTGGTAAATCGACCTTTATTGAAGCGCTGGGTCTGCACCTGATTGGCAAGGGCCTGCGCGTTGCGGTGCTGGCGATTGATCCATCGTCCTCCGTCTCGGGCGGCTCTATTTTGGGTGACAAGACCCGCATGGAGCACCTGTCCATGCGCTTGGAAGCCTATATTCGCCCAAGCCCCAGCAGTGGCACGCTGGGCGGCGTGGCTGAAAAAACGCGTGAAGCCATGCTGGTCTGCGAAGCAGCAGGCTATGACGTGGTCATCGTCGAGACCGTGGGCGTGGGCCAAAGCGAGATTGCCGTACATGGCATGACCGATATGTTCTGCGTGCTGCAGTTGCCTAATGCGGGCGACGATTTGCAGGCTATCAAAAAGGGCGTGATGGAACTGGCTGACCTCGTGGTCATCAACAAGGCCGACATCGACAAAAACGCCGCTACCCGTGCGCAGGCCCAGATTACATCCAGCCTGCGCCTGCTGGGCATGCATGGCAACCCGGACCACGCCACGCATGGCGCGCTCTGGCAGCCGCGTGTGATTCAGATCAGCGCTTTGCTGGGCAACGGGGTGGATGACTTCTGGGCTGCAGTCAGCAGTTTCAGAGACATGCAAACCACCAACGGCCGCCTGCAACTGCGCCGCGAAAAGCAATCGCTGGCCTGGATGTGGGAGCGTATTGACGCGGGACTCAAGCAGGCGTTTCGCCAGCACCCGCAAGTCAAAGCCATGCTCCCCGTCCTTCAAGACGATGTGACAGCCGGCCGTATTGCGGCCAGTACCGCAGCAAGAAACCTGCTTCTAGCCCAAATGCAGTAG